A genomic segment from Zygotorulaspora mrakii chromosome 1, complete sequence encodes:
- the VTA1 gene encoding Vta1p (similar to Saccharomyces cerevisiae VTA1 (YLR181C); ancestral locus Anc_1.59) — protein MGAKSLVDRLVATALDFDTSGLPIVSYYLRLYAVEEILNEENRSGDLTQLASDLLGSVERFKNSADLDEDDTQRNAIRSLIHDQEKAKVYVSNFAMSLYNGKLQQIQHGPWDLNLRRGLWCCIDIFSCIIHLWDDPDGSYRKRIKYCKLYLSKLSKGELGGISGNTNNFNSGAGKQNVIGPDLNTLDEDETYKAAKKVPSFEGVEEPEAPPSQLDYGDFVSDADDVNTSEDKLNEMLERLKAKEEDDEVSTQSASETKEEESSPLFLPHVPKDVPKDVPSGNSVGNRQQETDTIPTFLDSEDECDIQNTIKEEPKTYTRGELNNMMEKSSKIEKIQRMAKYAISALNYEDLSTAESELSGALEILKSLK, from the coding sequence ATGGGTGCCAAAAGTCTTGTCGATAGGCTCGTTGCTACTGCATTAGACTTCGATACCTCAGGTCTTCCTATTGTCAGTTACTACTTAAGATTATATGCTGTGGAGGAAATTTTAAACGAAGAGAATAGGTCAGGGGACCTAACACAACTAGCATCCGATTTACTGGGAAGCGTAGAGAGATTCAAGAATTCAGCTGATTTGGACGAAGATGACACTCAAAGGAATGCTATCCGCTCGTTGATCCACGATCaggaaaaagcaaaagtTTATGTGTCCAATTTTGCAATGTCTCTTTATAATGGTAAGCTTCAACAGATACAACACGGACCGTGGGATTTAAATTTAAGAAGGGGTTTGTGGTGTTGtattgatatattttcaTGTATCATCCATCTGTGGGATGATCCAGACGGAAGCTATAGGAAGCGTATCAAATACTGCAAGCTGTATTTAAGTAAATTATCCAAGGGAGAACTTGGCGGCATATCTGGCAATACaaataatttcaacagcGGTGCCGGAAAACAAAATGTGATAGGACCAGATTTAAATACCTTAGATGAAGACGAGACCTATAAGGCCGCCAAGAAGGTTCCTTCTTTCGAAGGTGTAGAGGAGCCTGAAGCGCCACCTTCACAATTGGACTATGGTGACTTTGTGAGTGATGCTGATGACGTTAACACATCAGAGGATAAACTCAATGAGATGTTAGAAAGACtaaaagcaaaagaagaagacgacGAAGTATCAACGCAGAGCGCTTCGGagacaaaagaagaagaatcgTCTCCACTTTTCTTACCTCACGTTCCTAAAGATGTTCCAAAAGATGTTCCGAGCGGCAATTCTGTTGGAAATAGGCAGCAAGAGACAGATACGATACCAACGTTCTTGGATTCTGAAGATGAGTGtgatattcaaaatacCATCAAAGAGGAGCCTAAAACATACACGAGAGGCGAACTAAACAATATGATGGAAAAGTCGAGTAAGATTGAGAAAATACAGCGTATGGCGAAATACGCTATAAGTGCGCTTAATTATGAAGATCTATCAACAGCAGAGAGTGAACTATCCGGTGCTTTGG
- the SWI6 gene encoding transcriptional regulator SWI6 (similar to Saccharomyces cerevisiae SWI6 (YLR182W); ancestral locus Anc_1.60), with the protein MSVLEVTKLIGEQDFQLPLTLKRNNSTGYFLLRPFLPLLQSFNRKNDGNEDSSDAKGDEELNNEQEDEILSQFGILVDTDDQGKKWITSEKAVELLKKLNLFHLFEAELGSNLEVNEGSSRFDSLDKSQPEVNSDGKKSQNSIIGEEDIKMDANDHRSLLGNSTSSSIVNHPVEVIKRHNDEINGKNANELASPLKKSKIDNFSPKEMNSNAPHESLDSNVSSKKIRTFNHDLNSEMLKQPLRLQKTQKAPQVSNNNQRVKLETFLQRLLFPAIQDISSSNNSSQPLSFELALQEVENSYPDIPLNLNIPVDERGNTPLHWLSSIANLELVKYLVEHGTNRLLGDNLGESALVKAVKSVNNYDSGTFEKLLDHLYPCLILEDSMNRSILHHIVITSGMPGCSSAAKYYLDILMGWIVKKQSRVIEGAGSDIILETLDLKWVISNMLNAPDSNGDTCLNIASRLGNVSIVDALLDYGADPYVANKSGLRPADFGAGTSKLYTNGTSNAEKQSDKLSPHETSTDVNVPDTISLVEGMQSLLATVSKDYATEVKEHQDKLNKLHKELNSHREVLAASRDRLAHAKQLQDEHAILKEQLGNIRQGVVEEEQKFKEESRLLGLSSEDTAGADWDSSEFDADEPFRVDFVYEILENKLANDYNGSVDKLLESETIDSMFNEVRSAYYFHHQDNEKLDSMLPPSVLLSARINAYKRNDAQLNSTLEEIRRKQKVLESKFRRVLCLCLKIDEDKVDGMLDGLLQAISSEDPQDVDTDEMQEFLNKHNT; encoded by the coding sequence ATGTCTGTTCTAGAGGTCACGAAACTCATTGGTGAGCAGGATTTTCAGCTCCCCCTGACTCTGAAGAGGAATAACAGCACAGgctattttcttttaagACCTTTTTTGCCCTTGCTGCAGAGCTTTAATCGAAAGAACGATGGCAACGAGGATTCATCAGATGCTAAAGGGGACGAGGAATTGAATAATGAACAAGAGGACGAAATTCTTTCGCAATTTGGCATATTGGTCGACACCGATGACCAGgggaaaaaatggattaCCTCGGAGAAAGCAGTTGAGCTCTTAAAAAAGCTGAATTTGTTCCACCTTTTCGAGGCTGAACTCGGCTCAAACCTTGAGGTAAATGAGGGGAGTAGCCGTTTCGATTCTTTGGATAAAAGCCAGCCTGAAGTGAATTCTGATGGAAAAAAGTCGCAAAATTCAATCATTGgtgaagaagatattaaGATGGATGCAAATGATCATCGTAGTCTTCTTGGGAACTCTACATCTTCCAGCATTGTTAATCATCCAGTTGAGGTAATAAAAAGACACAATGATGAAATCAATGGTAAAAATGCAAACGAACTGGCCTCTCCACtcaaaaaatcgaaaatcGACAACTTCTCACCTAAAGAGATGAACTCAAACGCCCCTCATGAATCACTCGACAGTAATGTGTCGTCCAAGAAAATACGTACATTCAATCACGATTTGAATTCAGAAATGTTGAAACAGCCATTGCGACTTCAAAAGACCCAAAAAGCTCCGCAGGTCTCGAATAACAATCAAAGAGTCAAGCTAGAAACATTTCTACAAAGATTACTTTTTCCAGCGATTCAAGatatatcatcttcaaataattCGTCACAACCTCTCTCCTTTGAACTCGCTCTgcaagaagttgaaaattcaTACCCCGACATACCCTTGAATCTGAATATTCCTGTCGACGAGCGTGGAAATACTCCTCTTCATTGGTTATCTTCCATAGCAAATCTTGAACTAGTCAAGTATTTGGTCGAACATGGTACAAACAGGTTACTTGGTGATAATTTAGGAGAATCGGCACTGGTCAAAGCTGTTAAATCCGTTAACAATTACGACTCTGGcacatttgaaaagctaCTGGATCACCTCTATCCTTGCTTAATATTAGAGGACTCTATGAATAGATCAATTTTACATCACATTGTGATAACTTCAGGTATGCCTGGTTGCTCATCGGCCGCAAAATATTATTTGGATATCTTAATGGGATGGATTGTCAAGAAGCAATCAAGGGTAATCGAAGGGGCCGGTTCTGACATAATTCTCGAAACTCTTGATTTAAAGTGGGTTATTTCCAATATGCTTAATGCGCCAGACTCGAACGGTGATACATGTCTTAATATTGCGTCTCGTCTTGGGAATGTCTCCATTGTGGATGCTTTGCTAGACTATGGTGCAGATCCGTACGTCGCAAATAAGTCTGGTCTTCGTCCTGCTGACTTTGGTGCAGGCACGTCAAAACTCTATACCAATGGGACATCTAATGCTGAAAAACAAAGCGACAAGCTGTCACCCCACGAAACTTCGACTGATGTAAATGTACCAGATACAATATCTTTGGTGGAAGGTATGCAATCGCTACTGGCCACAGTATCAAAAGATTACGCGACTGAAGTTAAAGAACATCAAGATAAACTGAATAAACTGCACAAAGAGTTGAATTCGCATCGCGAAGTATTGGCTGCCTCTCGAGACAGGCTTGCGCATGCCAAACAGTTGCAGGATGAGCATGCCATTTTAAAAGAGCAATTGGGAAATATAAGGCAGGGTGTCGTAGAGGAAGAAcagaaattcaaagaggAAAGCAGACTGCTTGGATTATCATCTGAGGATACAGCAGGTGCTGACTGGGACTCTAGTGAGTTTGACGCGGATGAGCCATTTAGAGTTGATTTTGTATACGAGATATTGGAGAACAAACTAGCCAACGACTATAATGGCTCGGTAGATAAATTACTGGAGTCTGAAACTATAGACAGTATGTTCAATGAAGTACGATCTGCCTACTACTTTCACCATcaagataatgaaaagcTTGATAGCATGCTGCCGCCTTCGGTACTGTTGAGCGCACGCATTAACGCATACAAAAGGAATGATGCTCAATTAAACTCCACTCTGGAGGAAATAAGGCGAAAGCAAAAAGTGTTGGAGAGTAAGTTTAGAAGAGTCCTTTGCTTATGCCTAAAAATTGATGAGGATAAAGTTGATGGTATGTTGGATGGCTTACTACAAGCTATCTCATCAGAAGATCCTCAGGATGTTGACACCGATGAAATGCAGGAATTTCTCAACAAACACAACACATga